The DNA segment TGAGAGGAGAAATAGTTCTGCTGCCATTGGAAGTTTTTCTAGCAGAAAACTGAACACAAGAAAGAATAAAGACATGGGGTTCATACTGCACTCCGTGTGCAATGGCCGTGGGCGTCCTCATGCGATACTATGCTGGACACCTGGTTTGAGTGGTTGGGGCAGTTTGCAAGGAGCTGCCGAAACTTTGTTCCATGTCAATACCTAGAGGTATTCCATACACTGGTACATGATCCTGAATAATTCTCATAACTGCTGCTGAACAGCAGAAGTTTTCAGCAGATTTTAGACTTGCTTTTGAAGGCGGATAGGGGGAGTGGAGAAGTGTGACGTTTCATGTCCTGTAATTTGGTTTGAAAAATTCTACATCCCAACAAAAATGTTTCACGCTGTCAAAGCTTAGGTTCCCCATAATAGGAAGGTCAGTCCTTGTCAGGCCAGTCCCTGTCAATTGCACAGCAGGTTTGAAAGTTTCACCTCAGAGGGATTAGGTTACCACATTTAAACTGCAGAAGATTGAAGCATTTTCTGGCAAGGACATGATGCAGGTTACCATAAAGGACTGATTCAGGACTTCCTGGCGCCCCTCGCCCCATGCATGTTGCCTTGCTTCACTAACTTCTGCCCCTTCCTCTACCTCACTGATGTTTCTATGCCTATCCTCGCACCTTTATCTCACTGCGTGAAGCTCTTTTGAGGACAAGGGTGCCTATGTCTGGGCCCAAGGAAATGACAGGAGAAGCTTAAAGCGCTGCTCTTTTCTGGATTTTGGTACAAAGCGTTAATTTTGGCTTGAGGGGGGATTCCTGCCACTAACTTCCTAATGGATcaactgcagcggtggccaagtggttagacacccgcctcgtatgcgggaggtgctgggttcgatccccagtgccgctgggtacccaccggtgatacagtgggtacaagctttcccctgcctggtgctcggcttctttagggtgaaatgcttgggaaatgggtctttgaccccaccttgagtaatcgaaaacaccttgtgccatggcgctctttggccacagttgcccttgcaccataaaaatcgatcatcatcatcatcaactaccTAACGGAGGTAACTGATGTTGCGCAGAAAATGATGTCATGTAGTGACGGAGTGTACTATGATGACCAAATTATGTATGCAATTTTGGCTTTTCAGGTGCAAGTAAACAGCTAGATGCTGGTTGATGGTTGTAAAAACACTCATTGTGTGTTAGGAGTGAAAAGCAGTTTCTGTGTTCCATATTAGCAAAGATCTTGTTTTGCTGCTTGTGTTTGTACTTTCATTATTTGATAACCCACAATATCGGATGGTGCATAGTACACTGCGCCTGGCTTTAAAGCTTGAAGGTGTGATAGTAAAAAGGTTAATATTCAGAGTTGTGCACCTCACCTTCCAAGAATTATCTTGTGAAATTGGTAGCGTAGCAAGATTCATCGTATGCTGCTTTTGACATTAGTCAGTATAATTGGTAGAGCACCTTAGCTGCCACGATTAATTCTGTGTTTGGCCATGGCCCTTGTAGAACAAAAATTGCTGTTTGTATTTCAGGAACAATTGAAATGTAACAAAGTTCTGGATTGGGGGTATAGGTTGTTAATTTGTGTACTGTGTGCATGGCACAAGCTGGAAATCTTTAAATGTGTTGCTTGTTAATCTAATGTGGTTTAATGGGAGAACCAGAAAAATGGTGGAGATACGTTACCTGCATTGTGCTTTGCCACTGAATACAAAATCTGGTTGTAGCCGAGCATTGTTGAATTAGCACAAACTTAAATTTTATGAACAGTAGTACATTGAAGCTGAGTAATAGTGGTTTCTTTTGCCTTATGTTTGTCATCAACTACTGTCAGCCTCGAAGATGTGCTTATGGAAGGGTCTGACAAGATTTACTTGGTGTTTGAGTACCTTTCTATGGATCTCAAGAAGTACCTCGATGGATTCGACAAGAACGAGCGGCTTGACAAAGGTCTCGTTAAGGTGAGCGAGTTCACTGAGTTGCCTTGTATAAGTTGGAGAGGGTGCAATGCGTAGTGCAGCTGACAAGAAGGGGAGCAAACCTTACTGTTCGTTGGCGCACATGCTTCTGCCCCTTTTACTGATTTCCTTGGTATTAGCGCCCATTAATTATGTTGACGCGGGGGGGGGTGGGGTGTTGTTGAAAATGTTCCAGAGCTACATGAGCCAGATCCTTGAGGCCATCTTATTTTGTCACCAACGTCGTGTACTTCATCGGGACCTGAAGCCTCAAAACCTTCTCATTGACAATCATGGCACCATCAAAGTGGCTGACTTTGGCTTGGCACGGGCCTTTGGCATTCCTCTCCGCGTCTTCACCCACGAAGTGGTCACTCTTTGGTACAGGGCACCAGAAGTGCTCCTCGGCTCGCTCCGTTACTCTACGCCCATTGACATCTGGAGCATTGGCTGCATCTTTGTCGAAATGGTCACCCGCAGGCCTCTGTTCCATGGAGACTCTGAGATTGACCAGCTTTTCCGCATTTTCAGGTCAGTGCCTCTCCCTTTTTTATTTCACTGTAGATTGAGGTAGCTAACTGCACTCTAAGTGTACTGGTTTGTTACCTTAGCATAGTAAACAGTGTGCTTTGGTCATAAGCTAATGCTGAGGTTTCGGCATGTGCACCTGAAGTGCTAacaagttgcttttgcgccatgtTGTGGAGAGTGGCTTTCTCTATTGTGCTTCACATCTTGTAAAAATTCTTTAGATGATATTTTTAATATTATTGACTTCAAGAGGGGAGGGAGTAGGCAAAACTGCTGTGAGGAATCTGTCTAAACttagaatttttttaaacaagggTAAGCAAATATATACAGTGTATTAGCTTTCCTGTCGCTGTTTTTAAGGCCCATGTTGCAATAGCTATTTCGAAGAGGGGCACTCTGGCAGGCTACGCAATTTTAAAGATGCCAGCCATTCTGGATATGAactgcagcagtggcctagtggttgagcatccgcctcgcatgcgggagttgcAGGGcttgatccccagtgctgccgggtacccaccggtgatacaatgggtgcaagctttcccctgctctggtgctcggcttatttaaggtgaaatgcttgggaaatgggtctttgaccccacctcgagcatacaaaaaataccttgtgccatggcactctttggccgcagatgcccttacgccataaaaattcactatcgtCATCATTTTGGATATGCCTGCAgtttcctgcttttctctgctTAGATTTCAAAATCAGGAGCAGAATTTGCTCATCAATTCTCATGCGAGGTGCCATGCTGCCCTACCGTGGTGTCAGAATTGTGCATTCCAAGATAGTCATTTTGGATCGTTTGCTCCCTGGGCTGGACTAGTCTCGTAGGCCATGTAAAAACGTCGTAGGTTAGGTGCTATGCGAGTTGAGCTATGTTCACATGGTCACGATGGGCTGCTTTTTGTGAAAATCTTTCTGTACTTGACCCATGGCAATGCTGCTGTCAAAAGAGGCATTTCAGTAAACAAAAGCTGCCTTA comes from the Amblyomma americanum isolate KBUSLIRL-KWMA chromosome 1, ASM5285725v1, whole genome shotgun sequence genome and includes:
- the LOC144114703 gene encoding cyclin-dependent kinase 1-like, which encodes MDNYVKVEKIGEGTYGIVYKGKDKRDGKIVALKKIRLESEDEGVPSTAIREIALLKELKHKYIVRLEDVLMEGSDKIYLVFEYLSMDLKKYLDGFDKNERLDKGLVKSYMSQILEAILFCHQRRVLHRDLKPQNLLIDNHGTIKVADFGLARAFGIPLRVFTHEVVTLWYRAPEVLLGSLRYSTPIDIWSIGCIFVEMVTRRPLFHGDSEIDQLFRIFRTLGTPTEQSWPDVSKLPDYKPSFPSWKENILASLLPEMDSDALDLLNEMLIYNPAKRITARAALKHKYFD